In the genome of Nitrospira japonica, one region contains:
- a CDS encoding efflux RND transporter permease subunit, with translation MIARIVEISLVERFLLCMLGLALLFGGLYAFHLLDIVAYPDPSPPMVELITQNPGWSSEEMERQITIPIEVALTGMPGLKDIRSLSIFGLSDIKVYFDFGTDIFRDRQEVLNRLMSVQLPNGVQPSLSPWWAIAEIYRYELTGSGTTSLTDLKTIQDWQVRREFRRIPGVIDVTAFGGTTKEYHIDIDPGKLISYGVSLSQVMQALSNSNANVGGNYLTVGSQNYNIRGLGLIDDLHDIENVMVTAKDGTPVFVKSLGTVSIGHRVRLGKVGIDDRDDVVEGVVLLQRGYKALPVLDSVRAKVQDLNSWKLPAAVKVTTFYDRTALIHTTVETVTDILISGMVLVFLILFVFLGHFRAALIVALTIPLSLLFTFSMMVLVGQSANLISLGSIDFGIIVDATLIMVESIFFHLAHAKTQNLTVNQHIVRAARQVGRPIFFSTAIIVVAFIPLFTMTGVPGKIFAPMSVTYGFALVGALIMAFTLAPVLCSFLLRGPLSEEDTAVVRVIRRLYHRILGFSLDHRLLVLAVAAGLLFLTFIALQSLGGEFMPALEEGNLWVRATMPVDISFEQAARLTNDIRRMFRDAPEVTTVVSQLGRPDDGTDPTSFFNAEFLANLKPQKEWRSGLDKDGLIEEIEAKLHKIPGVIFNFSQVIQDNVEEAMSGVKGENSIKLFGRDLKTLEAKAVEIESVMRSVKGVKDLGIFRLVGQPNLLIQVDRETSARYGLQVADVNAVVQAAVGGQAVTQVFEGERLIDLVVRFMPEFRQDVESISNILVSTPDGARIPLKQLATITSQTGAFIIYRENNERYIPIKFSVRERDLQSTVEEAQAKLGKEVTLPERYHMEWAGQYDQLKDEQKRLLTIVPVSLLIILFLLYTTFDSLKNALLVLATVPFALVGGVLSLVLTQTHFSISAAVGVISTLGVAILGGVLLISRIEEFRLTGLSLREAVIKGADVQMRPILMATLGAAIGLLPAALATGIGSQAQKPLARVVVGGMLTAAFLILVVLPVLYELVHRRWNDTGE, from the coding sequence ATGATCGCCCGCATTGTCGAAATTTCCCTGGTCGAGCGGTTCCTGCTGTGCATGTTGGGCTTGGCCCTTCTCTTCGGCGGACTCTACGCCTTTCACCTCCTCGATATCGTCGCGTACCCGGATCCGTCTCCTCCCATGGTCGAGCTGATCACCCAGAATCCAGGGTGGTCGTCCGAGGAAATGGAGCGACAGATCACGATCCCCATCGAGGTGGCGCTGACGGGTATGCCCGGCCTCAAGGACATCCGGTCCCTTTCGATCTTCGGCTTGAGCGACATCAAGGTGTATTTCGATTTCGGGACCGACATCTTTCGTGACCGCCAGGAAGTGCTGAACCGGCTGATGTCGGTGCAATTGCCGAATGGCGTGCAGCCGAGCCTGTCGCCATGGTGGGCCATCGCCGAAATCTACCGGTATGAACTGACGGGCTCCGGCACGACCTCGCTGACGGATCTGAAGACGATTCAGGACTGGCAGGTGCGCAGGGAATTCCGGCGCATCCCCGGCGTGATCGACGTGACGGCCTTCGGCGGGACGACGAAGGAGTACCACATCGATATCGATCCCGGGAAATTGATCTCCTACGGCGTCAGCCTGTCCCAGGTCATGCAGGCCCTGAGCAACAGCAACGCCAACGTCGGAGGCAACTACCTGACGGTCGGCTCGCAGAACTACAACATTCGGGGACTCGGATTGATCGACGACCTCCACGACATCGAGAACGTCATGGTCACCGCCAAGGACGGCACGCCGGTGTTCGTGAAATCGCTCGGTACCGTGTCCATCGGCCATCGCGTGCGACTGGGAAAAGTCGGCATCGACGACCGCGACGACGTCGTGGAGGGCGTGGTGCTGCTCCAGCGTGGCTACAAAGCTCTCCCGGTGCTCGACAGCGTCCGGGCCAAGGTGCAGGACCTGAACTCGTGGAAACTGCCGGCGGCGGTGAAGGTCACCACGTTTTACGACCGGACCGCCCTGATCCATACGACCGTCGAAACCGTCACCGACATTCTCATCAGCGGCATGGTCCTGGTGTTCCTGATTCTTTTCGTTTTCCTCGGACATTTCCGCGCGGCGCTGATCGTGGCCCTGACCATTCCCCTCTCGCTCCTGTTTACGTTCAGCATGATGGTGTTGGTCGGTCAGTCGGCCAACCTCATCTCGCTCGGCTCCATCGACTTCGGCATCATCGTGGATGCCACGCTGATCATGGTGGAGAGCATTTTCTTTCATTTGGCCCACGCGAAGACGCAAAACCTCACGGTGAACCAACACATCGTGCGCGCGGCGCGCCAGGTCGGACGGCCCATTTTTTTCTCGACGGCGATCATCGTGGTGGCCTTCATTCCGCTGTTCACAATGACGGGCGTCCCGGGAAAGATCTTCGCGCCCATGTCGGTAACCTACGGATTCGCCCTGGTCGGGGCCCTGATCATGGCCTTCACGCTGGCCCCCGTGCTCTGCTCGTTTCTTCTGCGGGGGCCGCTCAGCGAAGAGGATACGGCGGTCGTCCGGGTGATCCGGCGCCTCTATCACCGGATTCTCGGCTTCTCGCTGGACCACCGTTTGCTGGTCCTGGCCGTGGCGGCAGGCCTGTTGTTCCTGACTTTCATCGCGCTGCAATCGCTTGGCGGAGAATTCATGCCGGCGCTGGAAGAAGGCAATCTCTGGGTGCGCGCGACGATGCCGGTGGACATCTCGTTTGAGCAGGCAGCCCGTTTAACCAACGACATCCGGAGGATGTTCCGCGACGCGCCGGAAGTCACGACGGTCGTCTCGCAATTGGGGAGACCGGACGACGGTACGGATCCGACGAGTTTCTTCAATGCCGAGTTTCTGGCGAATCTGAAACCGCAAAAAGAATGGCGCTCCGGTCTGGACAAGGACGGGCTGATCGAAGAAATCGAAGCCAAGCTGCACAAGATCCCCGGCGTCATTTTCAACTTCTCCCAGGTCATTCAAGACAACGTCGAAGAAGCGATGTCGGGGGTCAAGGGGGAAAACTCGATTAAGTTGTTCGGCCGCGACCTGAAAACTCTGGAAGCCAAGGCCGTCGAGATTGAAAGTGTCATGCGAAGCGTCAAGGGCGTAAAGGATCTCGGCATCTTCCGGCTCGTCGGCCAGCCGAACCTCCTGATTCAGGTGGACCGGGAAACCAGCGCGCGGTATGGGCTCCAAGTGGCGGACGTCAACGCCGTGGTGCAGGCGGCGGTCGGCGGTCAGGCAGTCACGCAGGTCTTCGAAGGAGAACGCCTGATCGATCTGGTGGTGCGGTTCATGCCGGAATTCCGACAGGACGTCGAATCGATCAGCAATATTCTGGTCAGCACGCCGGATGGCGCGAGGATTCCGTTGAAGCAGCTGGCCACGATCACCTCGCAAACGGGAGCCTTCATCATTTACCGGGAAAACAATGAGCGCTACATCCCGATCAAATTCAGCGTGCGCGAGCGCGATCTCCAGAGTACGGTGGAAGAGGCCCAGGCCAAGCTGGGAAAAGAGGTGACGCTGCCGGAGCGGTACCACATGGAATGGGCGGGACAGTACGATCAGTTGAAGGACGAGCAGAAGCGGCTGCTGACCATCGTGCCGGTGAGCCTGCTGATCATCCTGTTCCTGCTGTATACGACCTTCGACTCGCTGAAAAACGCGTTGCTCGTGCTGGCGACGGTGCCGTTCGCCCTGGTCGGCGGGGTGCTGTCGCTGGTGCTGACCCAAACGCATTTCAGCATTTCGGCGGCGGTCGGCGTGATTTCGACCCTCGGCGTGGCGATCCTGGGCGGTGTGTTGCTGATCTCGCGGATCGAAGAATTCCGCCTCACCGGCCTGAGCCTTCGCGAAGCGGTCATCAAAGGGGCGGACGTGCAGATGCGGCCGATTCTCATGGCGACCTTGGGAGCGGCGATCGGATTGCTGCCCGCGGCTCTGGCGACGGGCATCGGCTCCCAGGCCCAGAAGCCCCTGGCCCGCGTGGTGGTCGGGGGGATGCTGACGGCCGCCTTTTTGATTTTAGTCGTGTTACCGGTATTATATGAGTTGGTCCATCGACGATGGAACGATACCGGCGAATGA
- a CDS encoding polysaccharide biosynthesis/export family protein, with protein MRIYSSHIILGFSILIFINPAPSTAEQNILEKQLAPMATGGPGANEKSLLVVTPEYIVGPEDILEITVWKNPELSKEVQVRPDGRISLPLLGDLSAVGKTPVQLTDEISAGLKKYMEHPTISMTVKDVQSYQIYVLGEVNRPGKYPLKSKTTLLQGITVAGGFTGVAAKNSIVIFRFTKDGQGQAKLKASYDDIVVRDGSGQNIELMPGDMIVIPSETMVVLPRTR; from the coding sequence ATGCGAATCTATTCTTCCCATATCATCCTAGGCTTCTCGATCCTCATTTTTATCAATCCCGCACCATCGACTGCTGAGCAAAATATTTTAGAGAAACAGTTAGCACCAATGGCAACAGGAGGTCCCGGCGCAAACGAGAAGTCATTACTGGTGGTGACGCCGGAATACATCGTCGGTCCTGAAGACATCCTAGAAATCACTGTTTGGAAGAATCCCGAACTTTCCAAAGAGGTCCAGGTCAGACCCGACGGAAGAATCTCCCTTCCGCTACTTGGCGATCTCTCTGCGGTGGGGAAGACGCCTGTCCAATTGACAGATGAAATATCCGCCGGTCTTAAAAAGTACATGGAACATCCCACGATATCGATGACAGTAAAAGACGTTCAGAGCTATCAAATCTATGTCCTTGGAGAAGTGAATAGACCAGGCAAGTATCCACTGAAAAGCAAAACCACTCTGTTGCAAGGAATTACGGTCGCAGGCGGGTTTACCGGCGTGGCCGCCAAAAATTCCATCGTCATTTTCCGCTTTACGAAGGACGGTCAAGGACAGGCGAAACTCAAAGCCAGCTATGACGATATCGTGGTTCGAGACGGCTCGGGACAGAACATTGAATTGATGCCTGGCGATATGATCGTCATTCCATCGGAAACGATGGTAGTCCTACCCAGAACTCGGTGA
- a CDS encoding efflux RND transporter periplasmic adaptor subunit — protein sequence MNIGTGDAPEGDDNRHAAAGSLLIFSVCAALLFLISCGRADQPPHSNAAIPPKAAPHPTDLGPRVEIGTVEMGSGEHDLTLSGKVAYGEDRYSRISSPLQGRVVEVRAHLGDRVKAGDIVLVVDSPDIAQAYSEYVKEDSDLQYAVRAHELAKDLYENKALPLKDLKQAENELVKARAEFRRAKERLLSLRIPQEELNKPVDKQTITSRFEMKSPLTGIVVERAVTPGQSVGGDPSQILFTVADLAMLQVVADVYERDLALVKEGQYAKVMVEAYPGVAFPATVAAIGDVVDPTTRTIKLRAWVNNQENKLKPEMFARLVLRVGGTTPLLTIPREAVLEAEGKQFVYLVEGENQYVKREVTVTPISSDQVRVVEGLASGQRIVIKGAVLIKGQEAKG from the coding sequence GTGAACATCGGAACAGGTGACGCCCCGGAGGGCGACGACAATCGTCACGCTGCAGCCGGCAGCCTGTTGATCTTTTCAGTCTGCGCCGCGCTTCTTTTCCTCATCTCGTGCGGCCGCGCGGACCAGCCGCCTCATTCGAACGCCGCCATTCCACCCAAAGCCGCCCCGCATCCGACCGATTTGGGACCTCGGGTCGAAATCGGAACCGTCGAAATGGGTTCCGGCGAACACGACCTGACCCTGTCCGGGAAGGTCGCCTACGGAGAGGATCGGTATTCACGCATCTCCTCGCCTCTGCAAGGGCGGGTGGTCGAAGTCCGTGCCCACCTTGGCGATCGCGTCAAAGCCGGAGACATCGTCCTCGTGGTGGATAGTCCGGACATCGCGCAAGCCTATTCGGAATACGTGAAGGAGGATTCGGATTTGCAGTATGCAGTCCGGGCCCACGAGCTGGCTAAAGATCTCTATGAGAACAAGGCCCTGCCGTTGAAAGACCTCAAGCAGGCTGAAAACGAGCTGGTCAAAGCCCGCGCGGAATTCCGGCGCGCCAAAGAACGGCTCCTTTCTCTCCGTATTCCTCAGGAAGAACTGAACAAGCCGGTGGACAAGCAAACGATCACGTCGCGCTTCGAAATGAAGAGTCCGCTGACCGGCATCGTCGTCGAACGAGCCGTCACGCCCGGACAATCGGTCGGCGGCGATCCGAGCCAGATCCTGTTCACGGTGGCCGATCTTGCGATGTTGCAGGTCGTCGCCGACGTCTACGAACGCGACCTGGCCCTGGTGAAGGAAGGCCAATATGCCAAGGTGATGGTCGAGGCCTATCCGGGCGTGGCATTCCCCGCCACGGTCGCGGCCATCGGCGATGTCGTGGATCCGACGACCAGGACCATCAAGCTGCGCGCTTGGGTGAACAACCAGGAAAATAAACTCAAGCCCGAAATGTTCGCCCGCCTGGTCCTGCGCGTGGGCGGGACGACCCCGCTCCTGACGATTCCGCGGGAAGCGGTGCTCGAGGCCGAAGGGAAACAGTTCGTCTATCTCGTCGAAGGCGAGAATCAGTACGTGAAGCGGGAAGTGACGGTGACGCCGATCTCGTCGGACCAGGTTCGCGTCGTCGAAGGCCTGGCTTCCGGACAGCGCATCGTCATCAAAGGGGCGGTCCTTATCAAGGGACAGGAAGCCAAAGGATAG
- a CDS encoding TolC family protein, translated as MSVAPLRRRFLSWIFLGLSVLIISQSVAGAQQPSPPGLSGPPGPSEPPAVIRLSLNEAIALFIKQNLSVLITRYGIDYNKGQEITASLFPNPVAFIGTLSSYTQGLNLKNSGQLAMIVQQLFELAGKRGYRIESATFGTQSAEAAFEDAVRQLGFTVKDTYYRIQLAQRRLNLAEENRDRFARILDINTIRFKKGYIAEVDLIRIRLQMVDFQSQVIQSLQDAEMARGDLRQLLRLSPKTAMELTTEMDFRRIDPDINKLRVTAIDLRPDIRAKRFAQSQRESDLRLAKAYRVPDVTVGAGYEIQGAQGPDNPQQWVLNFGIPIPLFNRNQGGILQAEVAVQSAEADLNKTVNQVENEVEVAYRNLIQSRRLVEAFVGGILDDARSTLTIVERAYERGGATILDLLDAARTSRTIQQNYIEALFTYQHNLFQLESAVGQEIRS; from the coding sequence GTGTCCGTTGCACCCCTTCGACGACGGTTCCTATCCTGGATTTTTCTCGGTCTCAGCGTCCTGATCATCAGCCAGTCCGTGGCCGGTGCGCAGCAGCCGTCGCCGCCCGGTCTCTCCGGTCCGCCCGGTCCGTCCGAACCTCCGGCGGTCATTCGACTGAGTCTCAACGAAGCCATCGCGCTGTTCATCAAGCAGAACCTGTCCGTGCTGATCACCAGGTACGGCATCGACTACAATAAGGGCCAGGAAATTACGGCCTCTCTCTTTCCCAATCCCGTGGCCTTCATCGGCACCCTGAGTTCCTATACGCAGGGATTGAACCTCAAAAACAGCGGGCAGCTTGCCATGATCGTGCAGCAATTGTTCGAGCTGGCCGGCAAGCGGGGCTATCGCATCGAAAGCGCCACGTTCGGAACCCAATCGGCCGAAGCGGCGTTCGAGGATGCGGTGCGCCAATTGGGCTTCACGGTCAAGGACACCTACTACCGCATTCAATTGGCGCAACGGCGGCTCAACCTGGCCGAAGAGAATCGCGACCGCTTCGCCCGTATCCTGGACATCAATACCATCCGCTTCAAGAAAGGCTATATTGCGGAAGTGGACCTGATCCGGATCAGGCTGCAGATGGTGGACTTCCAATCCCAGGTCATTCAATCCCTCCAGGACGCCGAAATGGCGCGGGGCGACCTGCGGCAGCTCTTGAGGTTGTCCCCGAAGACGGCCATGGAACTGACCACGGAAATGGACTTCCGCCGGATCGATCCGGATATCAACAAGCTTCGGGTGACGGCGATCGATCTGCGGCCGGACATCCGGGCCAAACGGTTCGCCCAGTCGCAACGAGAGTCTGATCTCCGCCTGGCCAAAGCCTATCGGGTTCCCGACGTCACCGTGGGGGCCGGCTACGAGATTCAGGGAGCGCAGGGGCCTGACAACCCCCAGCAATGGGTGCTGAATTTCGGAATCCCCATTCCCTTGTTCAACCGGAACCAGGGCGGTATCCTACAGGCCGAGGTTGCCGTCCAGTCCGCGGAAGCGGACTTGAATAAAACAGTAAATCAGGTAGAAAATGAGGTCGAAGTCGCCTATCGGAACTTGATTCAGAGCCGCCGGTTGGTCGAAGCATTCGTCGGCGGGATTCTGGACGATGCCCGATCGACTCTGACGATCGTCGAACGTGCGTATGAACGGGGAGGGGCCACCATTCTCGACCTACTCGATGCGGCGCGCACCTCCCGCACCATTCAGCAAAATTACATCGAGGCCCTGTTCACCTATCAACACAATCTGTTCCAGTTGGAAAGCGCAGTGGGTCAGGAGATTCGCTCGTGA
- a CDS encoding DEAD/DEAH box helicase, with translation MTTDELEKLLAQQPMALLHRLARGRIHRHFRVGKRRLIDLLIRHSAENRAGFESDVMALIGERPERPATPPQAAPAPRASSHAKTQHAPRQKSHHHEPESHEPSVSLPEWLSGIGVPPPQPFVPDAWQVEAVERLQQTDVIVSVPTGSGKTYVAVEAARRAIEENRTVIYTSPLKALSNTKFTEFSRIFGADRVGILTGDRRDNGQAPLLIMTTEILRNLLYDAAGGEIDLRLDTLGLVIMDESQYIADPERGVVWEETIIFCPSQARLLLLSASIGNPQDIADWLTSIRPVPCHLIRHSKRTVPLRAGYLHPDGKLTPLFRTIGIPHGHAGHWHPEAKRLFARYEEETMPSGRRR, from the coding sequence ATGACGACCGACGAGTTGGAGAAACTGCTCGCGCAGCAACCGATGGCCCTGTTGCACCGTCTGGCCCGGGGCCGGATTCACCGGCACTTCCGTGTCGGGAAACGGCGGCTCATCGATCTGCTGATCCGCCATTCGGCGGAGAACCGCGCCGGCTTTGAGTCGGACGTCATGGCGCTGATCGGAGAGCGGCCCGAGAGACCAGCCACCCCGCCTCAGGCTGCGCCCGCACCGCGCGCTTCATCGCACGCCAAGACACAGCATGCGCCGCGTCAAAAGTCTCACCATCACGAGCCGGAATCGCACGAGCCATCCGTCTCGCTTCCCGAATGGTTGTCGGGAATCGGCGTGCCGCCGCCGCAACCGTTTGTGCCGGATGCCTGGCAGGTGGAAGCCGTGGAGCGGTTACAGCAGACGGACGTGATCGTGAGCGTGCCGACCGGAAGCGGCAAGACCTACGTGGCGGTGGAAGCAGCCAGGCGCGCCATCGAAGAGAATCGCACCGTCATCTACACGTCGCCGCTCAAGGCCCTGTCTAATACCAAGTTCACGGAATTCTCGCGAATCTTCGGAGCCGACCGGGTCGGCATTCTCACCGGCGATCGGCGCGACAACGGCCAGGCGCCTCTGCTCATCATGACGACCGAAATCCTGCGTAATCTCCTGTACGATGCGGCGGGAGGCGAGATCGACCTGCGGCTCGACACGCTCGGGCTCGTGATCATGGACGAATCTCAATATATCGCCGATCCGGAGCGAGGGGTCGTGTGGGAGGAAACGATCATTTTCTGCCCGTCACAGGCTCGCCTCCTGCTTCTCTCCGCCTCGATCGGCAATCCGCAAGACATTGCCGACTGGCTGACCTCCATCCGCCCGGTTCCTTGCCACTTGATCAGGCACAGCAAGCGAACCGTGCCTCTTCGAGCTGGCTATCTCCATCCCGACGGCAAACTCACGCCGTTGTTCCGCACCATCGGCATTCCCCACGGCCACGCCGGCCACTGGCATCCAGAAGCCAAACGTCTCTTCGCCAGATACGAAGAAGAGACCATGCCATCCGGCCGTCGCCGCTAA
- a CDS encoding helicase-related protein, giving the protein MPPSIHPVDLISALRQKHLTPAIVFLTSRRACDEAMQAFDHSEALLPPARQEAIAKVLEQVIAQYPSIAEHPLIPTVQRIGVAAHHAGHLPSWKIAVEELMRHGCLDAVFATTTLAAGVDFPARTVIITQSSIRKARDFTDLTIGEVQQIAGRAGRRGKDLVGFAIVTPSPYIDLSVLTKGLTGHPEAINSQFVITYPMVLNLLKAHPLDQMQSILAKSFAQFQLNQRAEVIEQKLDDVHRQMEPYGPRVCTDWISQWHMFDQVRRQRHHRPAVQRHEPPEVTARFHFLSTGRVVGLSKTRGVVLRQYRSKGQKSAMVTVLRPDGAITECPAAVVTDVFDRILECHEAPSYPWCTPESFDSLLETLKELPGRLPILPILVSKDDEPIPDAIVQTLGDFSCPTCPSRSACQKDYANASKLRQEQQRHMKSIQALRTSLWHRFQERIEALQKFGYLTATAQLTEAGEWARLIRIDHSLLITELIRAEAFIGGEPSLLAAVMSSIAHDDDRPGMFPRISTGLGSLLGQVRKLAESLAPYEEPPLLRADIAAVTERWIGDPTLTWIGLCKMTTMAEGDIYRLLARTLEFLSQLHGLKGTHPELAECASKAIAVLRRGVLEELP; this is encoded by the coding sequence ATGCCTCCGTCGATTCATCCGGTTGACCTAATCTCGGCCCTCCGACAGAAACACCTCACGCCCGCCATCGTGTTTTTGACGTCCCGTCGCGCGTGCGACGAAGCGATGCAGGCCTTCGACCATAGCGAGGCGCTCTTGCCTCCCGCCCGACAGGAAGCCATCGCGAAAGTCTTGGAACAGGTCATCGCCCAGTATCCCAGTATCGCGGAACACCCGCTGATTCCCACGGTCCAGCGCATCGGCGTGGCGGCCCACCATGCGGGTCACCTTCCGTCGTGGAAGATCGCCGTCGAAGAGCTCATGCGGCACGGCTGTCTCGACGCCGTGTTCGCCACGACCACCCTGGCGGCCGGCGTGGACTTTCCCGCGCGTACGGTGATCATCACCCAGTCGAGCATCCGCAAGGCGCGCGACTTCACCGACCTGACGATCGGAGAGGTTCAGCAGATCGCCGGCCGGGCCGGCCGTCGCGGCAAGGATCTCGTCGGATTCGCCATCGTGACGCCCTCGCCCTACATCGACTTGAGCGTGCTCACGAAAGGCTTGACCGGCCATCCGGAAGCGATCAACAGCCAATTTGTCATCACCTATCCGATGGTCCTCAATCTGCTCAAGGCCCATCCGCTTGATCAGATGCAGTCCATCCTGGCCAAGAGCTTCGCGCAGTTTCAGCTGAACCAGCGGGCCGAAGTCATCGAGCAGAAACTCGACGACGTGCACCGCCAGATGGAACCGTACGGCCCCCGCGTGTGCACCGACTGGATATCCCAATGGCACATGTTCGATCAGGTGCGCCGCCAGCGGCATCACCGCCCGGCTGTTCAACGCCACGAGCCGCCCGAGGTCACGGCGCGCTTCCACTTCCTCAGCACCGGACGCGTGGTGGGGTTGTCCAAGACTCGCGGAGTCGTCTTGCGGCAATATCGAAGCAAGGGCCAGAAGAGCGCCATGGTTACGGTGCTCCGCCCGGACGGCGCGATCACGGAATGTCCCGCCGCCGTCGTGACCGACGTCTTCGACCGTATACTGGAATGTCATGAGGCCCCGTCCTATCCCTGGTGCACGCCGGAGAGTTTCGACTCACTGCTCGAAACCTTGAAAGAACTCCCCGGCAGGCTGCCGATTCTGCCGATTCTCGTGTCGAAAGACGATGAGCCGATCCCCGACGCGATCGTGCAAACACTCGGGGACTTTTCCTGTCCCACCTGCCCGTCGCGCTCGGCCTGCCAGAAGGACTATGCCAACGCCTCCAAGCTCCGGCAGGAACAACAGCGGCACATGAAGTCGATTCAAGCCTTGCGCACGAGCCTCTGGCACAGGTTTCAAGAACGGATCGAAGCGCTGCAGAAGTTCGGCTATCTCACGGCGACGGCGCAATTGACAGAAGCCGGCGAGTGGGCGCGCCTCATCCGCATCGACCATTCGCTCCTCATTACGGAACTCATTCGCGCGGAGGCCTTCATCGGCGGAGAACCGTCGCTCCTTGCGGCGGTCATGTCCAGCATCGCCCACGACGACGACCGGCCGGGCATGTTCCCGAGGATCAGCACCGGATTGGGCTCGCTCCTAGGGCAAGTCCGAAAACTCGCCGAGTCGCTTGCGCCCTATGAGGAGCCGCCGCTCCTGCGTGCGGATATCGCAGCCGTGACGGAACGGTGGATCGGCGATCCCACCCTCACCTGGATCGGCCTCTGCAAGATGACTACGATGGCCGAGGGAGACATCTATCGGCTGCTGGCCAGAACGTTGGAATTCCTGTCGCAGTTGCACGGCCTCAAAGGCACGCATCCGGAGTTGGCCGAATGCGCGTCAAAAGCCATTGCGGTGCTCCGCCGCGGCGTGTTGGAAGAACTCCCGTGA
- the glgC gene encoding glucose-1-phosphate adenylyltransferase gives MNSIFTMVLAGGKGERLKPLTEHRAKPAVPFGGKYRIIDFTLSNCLNSGLRRVAVLIQYKSHSLDRHIRIGWNVLNAELGEYIASIPPQQRISEEWYRGTADAVYQNLFLWEGEQAEYILILAGDHIYKMNYMEMFHWLVAKNADVVVGAIDIPIQEANRFGVMTVDEDYRVTRFDEKPSNPTPLPNDPDTVFGSMGIYLFRSKSLREELIADAKEGTAHDFGKNIIPRMIANRKVYAFKFQDANRKAVKYWRDIGTLDAYWEANLDLVAVDPLFNLYDQQWPIRTYQGQFPPAKFVFAQDYQGGRMGVALDSVVCGGCIISGGRVQNSVLSPNVRVQDHSDVRDSVIMENVVIGEHSRIRRAIVDKDVVIPAKTEIGYDREADAQRFTVTESGLVVISKGMKLHASVDSSG, from the coding sequence ATGAACAGTATTTTTACGATGGTGCTCGCCGGCGGAAAGGGCGAACGGTTGAAGCCCTTGACGGAACACCGGGCCAAGCCCGCCGTTCCGTTCGGCGGCAAATATCGGATCATCGACTTCACGCTGAGCAATTGTTTGAACTCGGGCTTGCGCCGCGTCGCCGTCCTGATTCAATACAAGTCCCATTCGCTCGACCGCCACATCCGCATCGGATGGAACGTTCTGAACGCCGAACTCGGCGAGTACATCGCGTCGATTCCGCCGCAGCAGCGCATCAGCGAGGAGTGGTACCGGGGCACCGCGGATGCGGTCTACCAGAATCTCTTTCTGTGGGAGGGGGAGCAGGCCGAATATATCCTCATCCTGGCGGGCGACCACATCTATAAGATGAATTACATGGAGATGTTTCACTGGCTCGTCGCCAAGAACGCCGACGTCGTGGTCGGGGCCATCGACATCCCCATCCAGGAGGCCAACCGATTCGGCGTTATGACGGTGGACGAGGATTACCGCGTCACGCGTTTCGATGAAAAGCCTTCCAACCCCACTCCCCTTCCGAACGATCCCGATACGGTCTTCGGCTCGATGGGCATCTATCTGTTCCGCTCCAAGAGCCTGCGCGAAGAACTGATCGCCGACGCCAAGGAAGGCACGGCGCACGATTTCGGAAAGAACATCATTCCCCGGATGATCGCCAACCGCAAGGTTTACGCCTTCAAGTTTCAGGATGCCAATCGGAAGGCCGTCAAGTACTGGCGCGACATCGGAACCCTCGACGCCTATTGGGAAGCCAACCTCGACCTGGTCGCGGTGGATCCGCTTTTCAACCTGTACGACCAGCAGTGGCCGATTCGAACTTACCAGGGCCAGTTTCCTCCGGCCAAGTTCGTCTTCGCGCAGGATTACCAGGGCGGCCGCATGGGGGTCGCGCTGGACTCCGTCGTGTGCGGCGGCTGCATTATCTCCGGCGGGCGCGTCCAGAACAGCGTCCTGTCTCCGAACGTCCGCGTCCAAGACCATTCCGACGTTCGCGACTCCGTGATCATGGAAAACGTCGTCATCGGAGAGCACAGCCGGATCCGCCGCGCCATCGTCGACAAGGACGTCGTCATTCCGGCTAAGACGGAGATCGGCTACGACCGCGAAGCGGACGCCCAACGGTTCACCGTCACCGAATCCGGGCTTGTCGTCATCTCCAAGGGAATGAAGCTGCATGCCTCCGTCGATTCATCCGGTTGA